A portion of the Acidimicrobiales bacterium genome contains these proteins:
- a CDS encoding TIGR03086 family metal-binding protein: MSEIADRYRNVAQQFTDRLTAVPDDAWDNPAPCEGWVARDVVRHLVDTASFFLGGGVDAPSVDDDPVGAWTAVRDAIQSALDNPEVAQRQVDSPMGAMTIEQLIARFGIADTLVHTWDLARATGLDEKLDPEEVVRVYKAMEPLDERMRGGTAFGPRVPVPGDADDQTKLIAFTGRTP; encoded by the coding sequence ATGAGTGAGATCGCCGACCGCTACCGCAACGTCGCCCAGCAGTTCACCGATCGACTGACAGCGGTGCCCGACGATGCGTGGGACAACCCGGCGCCGTGCGAGGGCTGGGTGGCCCGTGACGTGGTGCGCCACTTGGTCGACACGGCGTCGTTCTTCCTGGGCGGGGGCGTGGATGCGCCGTCGGTCGACGACGACCCGGTGGGTGCATGGACCGCGGTGCGCGACGCCATCCAGTCGGCGCTCGACAATCCCGAGGTCGCGCAGCGGCAGGTCGACTCGCCCATGGGTGCGATGACGATCGAGCAGCTCATCGCGCGCTTCGGCATCGCCGACACCCTCGTGCACACGTGGGACCTGGCGCGGGCCACCGGGCTCGACGAGAAGCTCGACCCGGAGGAAGTGGTGCGGGTCTACAAGGCAATGGAACCTCTGGACGAGCGCATGCGTGGCGGTACCGCCTTCGGGCCGCGGGTGCCGGTGCCCGGCGACGCCGACGACCAGACGAAGCTGATCGCCTTCACCGGGCGCACGCCTTAG